One window of Medicago truncatula cultivar Jemalong A17 chromosome 2, MtrunA17r5.0-ANR, whole genome shotgun sequence genomic DNA carries:
- the LOC11430363 gene encoding G-type lectin S-receptor-like serine/threonine-protein kinase At1g11330 yields the protein MSTITSSQLIKYSETISSSDDAFKLGFFSPVNTTNRYVGIWYLNQSNIIWVANREKPIQDSSGVITISDDNTNLVVLNRHKHVIWSSNVSSNLASSNSNVTAQLQNTGNLILQEDTTGNIIWESFKHPSDAFLPNMIISTNQRTGEKVKYTSWKTPLDPAIGNFSLSLERLNSPEVFVWNQTKPYWRSGPWNGQVLVGLPSRLLYASDILTLSIGRKDNGSIVETTYTLLNSSFFAIATVNSEGKLVYTSWMNGHQVGTTVVQENECDIYGFCGPNGSCDLTNSPICTCLKGFEPRNVDEWNRQNWISGCARKASLQCERVKYNGSELGGKGDGFVKLEMTKIPDFVQQSYLFADACRTECLNNCSCVAYAYDDGIRCLTWSGNLIDIVRFSSGGIDLYIRQAYSELSTDRDGKRNFTKIIISMGVVGAIIFATASYFLWSWASKYSARRKIEKMLVSSTRQIHPENRNASLIGNVKQVKIEDLPLFEFQKISTATNNFGSPNKIGQGGFGSAYKGELQDGLEIAVKRLSKASGQGLEEFMNEVIVISKLQHRNLVRLLGCCIEGEEKMLVYEYMPNNSLDFYLFDPIKKKILDWQKRLYIIEGISRGLLYLHRDSRLRIIHRDLKPSNILLDGELNPKISDFGMARIFGGSENEGNTRRIVGTYGYMSPEYAMEGLFSEKSDVFSFGVLLLEIISGRKNTSFYNHQALTLLGYTWKLWNEDEVVALIDQEICNADYVGNILRCIHIGLLCVQEIAKERPTMATVVSMLNSEIVKLPHPSQPAFLLSQTEHRADSGQQNNDSNNSVTVTSLQGR from the exons ATGTCCACAATTACATCTTCTCAATTGATCAAATATTCTGAAACTATAAGCTCAAGTGATGATGCATTCAAGCTTGGATTCTTCAGCCCAGTGAACACAACAAATCGCTACGTAGGAATCTGGTATCTCAATCAATCCAACATCATATGGGTTGCCAACAGAGAAAAACCAATACAAGATTCATCTGGAGTTATCACCATATCTGATGACAACACAAACCTTGTAGTACTGAATAGACACAAACATGTTATATGGTCATCAAATGTCTCAAGTAATTTGGCATCCTCAAATTCTAATGTCACTGCTCAGCTTCAAAATACTGGAAACCTCATCTTGCAGGAAGACACTACAG GCAATATAATATGGGAGAGTTTCAAACATCCATCTGATGCATTCCTCCCAAATATGATAATTAGCACAAACCAAAGAACAGGGGAAAAAGTAAAATACACTTCTTGGAAAACTCCTTTGGATCCAGCTATTGGAAACTTCTCTCTTAGCCTTGAGCGTCTCAACAGTCCTGAAGTGTTTGTATGgaaccaaacaaagccttacTGGCGCTCAGGTCCATGGAATGGTCAAGTACTTGTTGGCTTACCAAGTCGTTTGTTGTACGCTTCTGATATTCTAACACTTTCCATTGGAAGGAAAGATAATGGAAGTATTGTTGAGACTACCTATACACTGCTGAACAGTTCTTTCTTTGCAATTGCTACAGTGAATTCTGAAGGCAAGCTGGTTTACACTTCATGGATGAATGGGCATCAAGTTGGGACAACCGTTGTTCAAGAAAATGAATGTgatatttatggtttttgtggtCCTAATGGAAGCTGTGATCTGACGAACTCACCAATATGCACATGTTTGAAAGGTTTTGAGCCGCGAAATGTGGATGAATGGAATAGACAAAATTGGATAAGTGGGTGTGCGAGAAAGGCATCACTGCAGTGTGAGAGGGTGAAATACAATGGAAGTGAATTAGGTGGCAAAGGAGATGGTTTTGTGAAACTAGAGATGACAAAGATACCAGATTTTGTACAACAATCATATCTTTTTGCTGATGCATGTAGAACTGAGTGCTTGAATAATTGTTCTTGTGTTGCTTATGCATATGATGATGGAATCCGGTGCTTGACTTGGAGTGGTAATTTAATCGACATAGTCAGGTTTTCAAGTGGAGGCATTGATCTTTACATACGCCAAGCGTATTCAGAACTTT CTACAGATAGAGATGGGAAGagaaattttacaaaaatcatcatatcaatGGGGGTAGTGGGAGCAATTATTTTTGCTACTGCATCCTATTTCTTATGGTCATGGGCTTCAAAATATTCAG CAAGAAGGAAAATAGAAAAGATGTTGGTGTCGAGCACAAGGCAAATCCATCCAGAAAACCGAAATGCAAGTCTTATTGGAAATGTGAAACAAGTTAAAATTGAGGACCTTCCTTTATTTGAGTTTCAGAAAATTTCAACTGCAACAAATAATTTTGGTTCACCAAATAAGATTGGCCAAGGTGGTTTTGGTTCAGCGTACAAG GGAGAATTACAAGATGGACTGGAAATAGCAGTGAAAAGACTTTCAAAGGCTTCAGGACAGGGGCTAGAAGAAtttatgaatgaagtgattgTGATTTCCAAGCTTCAACATCGCAATCTTGTTAGACTTTTGGGCTGTTGCATCGAAGGCGAAGAAAAGATGTTGGTCTATGAGTACATGCCTAATAACAGTTTAGATTTCTATCTATTTG atccaataaaaaagaagattttAGATTGGCAAAAACGCTTATACATAATTGAGGGAATCTCTCGCGGACTGCTTTATCTTCATAGAGATTCGAGATTAAGAATAATACATAGAGACCTAAAGCCGAGTAATATTTTGTTGGATGGAGAACTGAATCCAAAAATATCCGACTTTGGCATGGCTAGAATCTTCGGAGGTAGCGAAAACGAGGGAAATACAAGAAGGATTGTGGGAACATA TGGATACATGTCTCCGGAATATGCAATGGAAGGGCTGTTTTCAGAGAAATCAGATGTATTTAGTTTTGGGGTTTTGCTCTTGGAGATAATAAGTGGTAGGAAAAATACAAGTTTCTATAATCATCAAGCACTCACTCTCTTAGGATAT ACATGGAAACTATGGAATGAAGATGAGGTTGTAGCTTTGATAGATCAAGAAATATGTAATGCTGATTATGTGGGTAACATTTTGAGATGCATACACATTGGACTTCTTTGTGTGCAAGAAATTGCAAAGGAGAGACCTACTATGGCCACAGTTGTTTCAATGCTTAATAGTGAGATTGTTAAACTTCCTCATCCATCTCAACCTGCATTCCTTCTAAGTCAGACTGAGCATAGAGCAGACTCAGGTCAACAAAATAACGACTCGAATAACAGTGTCACTGTCACAAGCTTGCAAGGCAGATAG